CTGGCTTTTCTGGTGTTAACTTCCACTTATTTTTGAATTCTCCAATTTCATGTCACTAACTAGATTCACTTTTGTATGAGTTCAAACTATCCCATGTGTAGTTGAGAAGACAAGCACTCTATTCCTGTCTCACTCGTTTATTAGATCTGAGTTACAGCACTGATTTTCTTCCTTATATCCTGTCCCGTTTTGGTTCTGACAGTCTTCCTATGCTGTGCACTATCTGGTGGTGCTGGCCATTGGCAGCCCAGCATTTGAGTGTTCCACTATGATTGCTCTGTTACCCAATTTCTCATCGTTGACTTCAGTCCACTACTTCAGAGCTCTGTGGTCTGATGTGATCATTACAAACAATTCCTTAGTTTCTGGTAAGGATTTAAGCCTGTATTGTCTGGCTGGCGTCACCACTTGGTTATGTGACAGTTTTCACCTGCTTATTGTCAATCCACTGTATCTTTATTCCTAAAACAGGTCCTGTAGACAGCGTGTatttatgtgggtgtgtgtatttatgtgggcCTTAACTCAGGCCCTCAAACTtttgcagcaagtgctttactcactgagccattgtCCCAgccaaattgaaaagaaaaaaaaaaaaaagttttttaaaacctggagattctggggttggggatttagatcagtggtagagggcttgcctagcaagcgaaaggccctgggttcggtccccagctcctaaaaaaaaagaaaagaaaagagagaaaaaaaaaaaaaaagcaaacctggAGATTCTAAAGATAAAACAAAGTGTGCCATGGGCATGAATGTCCTTGGAGAGCTTTggtctccctggaactggaatgacaGGTAGTTTAAaactaccatgtggatgctgggaattaaacccaggtccttggcatGGGTCCttattgctgagccatctctccagcccttcaatcAGCTGACCTTCTGTGGCACCAGGCAAGTCTTGTGCTTGGGGCCAACTGCAAAGCTTGCACTTTCATAAGACAGTCAGTCGGTCTTCTCATAACTTTGCCACAATAATTTCCCTATCAAATCACTTTCCACCCAACATGCCATTTTCCCTAGTGCAGTATGAGCCCCTTTATAAAAGCTGGTTGACCCAGAAGCCGtgatctgttttttgttttttgggtttttgttttgttttgttttttaagcttcTCGTTTGACATTTTGGCCTCAtaagatgcttttgttttttccatgacagggttctccgtgtagccctagaactcactctgtagatcaggctggccttgaattcaaaaatccacctgcctctgccttccagctggagtgctgagattaatgtTATAATATGCATTTCTGGGGCAAATATTGATActgttcatgcctttaatcctacccTTTTATACAACAAAGGTTTTTTTCTCTGCTATAGCAAACTGTCTTCATGCAGATTTTTGTGACACACCCAGTTTTCACTAGTCTTGATATGGTAATAACTTTGCACATCCAAGTTCTGTATTAAAACCAATTCTAATTTCCCCACACTTGTAAATTTAAAGGGGGGCAATACATACACAGGAACTACTGAGCTATACTCATCGTTCCCTTGCCATCTGCAGACTAATGAGATGCTTGCATATAACACAAGTAAGCAACGTGGCAGCTCCCTTCCTTGCACATGCAGGGTCCTATAAAGATGAGCCCTGGGGGCCAGAGACACAGATGGCCCAGCAGTTCACAGCACTTGCCCCTCTTTCAGACTTGagtttcaatcccagcacccgtCAGGAAGTGCTCCTATAAACATGCTCAACTTATTATATTAAGGAATcttttttaggggctggagagatgactcagcagttaagagcactggctgctcttccagaggtcctgagttcaatttccagcaaccacattgtggctcacaaacatctgtaatgggatccaatgccctcttctagtgtgtctgaagacagctacagcgtagtcatatacataaataaaatctttaaaagaaaaaaaatttaaaagtcaagcTTCATAAATAACAAAAGCTATTTCATGGTGATCTGTCACAGAGCCAGGTTTCAAGTCATTAAAAGCTGTGGGTGGCTGAGGCACAGAGCTAATTCCTCGAAGAAACTCATTTCAAATTCTTGGATTGCTTTGATCGTGTCAAGGGTTACTTTTTCCTTAAAggccccccacccactccctttctgtatgcacacatgtgccatggacACTTCCTGCTCACCTTTCACGTGAGCCATACTGAAGCTAGCAGTTGGTAACTAATTGGTCTCATTATTTCCATCTCTCCTCCAAAGTGCTGCTTACAGCAGTATTTCCagatttctttggaaaaaaaaaataaatcaaggagTAAAGGGGCACTGGAAGTGGACTGCAGCTAaattctgtgttcaaggagataaccAGATGAacgatattaaatggaattaaaggAGTGTTGACTTCTGggacaagatcccacccaacTAAGCTTCCATCTTGTGAAAGGAAATTTGAGAAACGCTTAAGTCCAGGTAGGTACAGTGGTCCACTACGCCCCATTCAAATCCTCATGTGGCTTTTTACACTCATAAAAAACAAAGTTCAAACTTCCCATGTGGCTCAGGTCCTCCATGAGCTTGGACCACATCATATGCCAAATTCACCCAACAGTCATAGACAGTCCATGAaggcttttaaaacaaattcttttgtTCCTCTGCGAAATGAATTCTCAGTCCTTCAAAACATAGCCGCAAAGTCACCTCTTGACCCATGCAAGCAGTTGCTCCTTCGTATGCATGTGGCACTTACTACATTAGGTTATGACGACAAACAAGGCAGAGATGATTCCTGTAAATCTCTCCACTAAGCATAATACTGCAATTCAAAATGACTGTTCATCAATGCAACAACAAAGTTGCCTTAACCCCCATTCATCAAGGTGTATCAACATCCCAAGAGCTCTCCCAACTCCTGTTCGCTGAGTCTGAGCCCAGAGGTCTGGGCTCACTTGGCCAGCAGTGATGGCAGGCTGGAGAATAGTGACAAGTTACTGAAGTTGCCACAGGTCATAGTGGACAGAAAAAGGTTTGTCCTGACAGCTCCAATGTAAATTTAACAACTATGGGGTATAGTAGTTTAAGTTTGCaattcaaagaaaacaagaacactgCCATCTCCTTGTTCCTATGATTAGAAGTGGTAAAGGTGCTCAGGAGTCTGGAGAAAGGGCTTTGACAGCACCATTACCCAGCAGTCGGCCTATTTCCCAGGTACAGAGAGACTTGCAAGTTACATTCCTTCTAAGAACTTAGAACTTGATTGGGGACTAATGTACTTACAAAGAGGCCCCAAAATCTGCCAAAAATTCTAGTATGAGCTGGCTTTTACaacatattttcttctaaatacaTGTGAGATTAGAACTGTCTCTACCAGGAGTGGCAGagttcacctttaatcccagtacttgggaggggaggcagaggctgatcaCAGGATCTCTTTAATCTCTATAGTAACTGTCTCTAACAGCGAATCATCATAAATTTAAACTCAAAAGGGGGATTTTTCAATATACATTAACACCGCTACCTAAAAGCTGAAAATACATTTCCAGCTCATATTTTAGATACTATTCCCTCAAAAAAACACGAGTTAGAATTTACAAACTATACTTAGTTTTTACACTTACTTGCTTATGACGAATTTTTGACTCGGGTTTATATAACGTGTGTTTACTCTAAGAACCTAACATCATTCtctctacattttttaaaacatttttttcagcgTGCATACAGTAgtcattcctccctctccttttaagAGGGATGACTGGAAgccacaatccttctgcctcagcctcctgaatatgGAAATAATTATCATAACCTCAACACAATATTTGCtactatatttaaaatcatttatttaaaatatataccaaTGTCCTTCCATAACATGAGCCTGTTTTTATAGGTATATGgtaacaaaaaaccctaaaatgtAAAAGGAGCACCCAGAACCTAAATACAAAATTGAACTTTGGCAAAGATGAATGTTATAGAATGACAGTCAACGGGGAAAGGTGTTCACACCATTCCACTGTACCATGTCTCTGATCCCACTCACCTTCGCCCCAAGGGTGAACTGTAACTGTCCCAGAGGACTCTGACCGATACCTGTTTGGAAGCCTCCATGCTACAGCTGCACAAActacacttttaaaatatttgaaacagaTATTGAATTTATTGGTTGGCTATGAGTAGGAAAATACATCGGTAAGGAAAAGAGAccctgtatataaatataatactagCTAGTTACAATTTGACCAAGAATCCCACTGAAAAGAACAGTAAAAGCCCTTGTTACCACCAGTCCACATGGTGTAAATTCAGTTTCTCATCACCCTTATCAAAGAGCTGCCTAGGCAGATATGACGTTCTTGAGCTTAGTGCAGAAAGTGTGCTGGGTTTTGTTACACGAATGGTAAACAAGAGTTAGTCCAGTGCATTACACCATATAATGTACTGTGAATAGACTACTCTACTTTAGACACTACATCAACATaccagtttttaaaagttatgtaaCCAAAAGGAACAAAGCGAACATCTTAAAATACTGCTTGTGGTTGGAGACACCTGCTTATGTTCTCTAAATTATCTGCAACACCTGTGGTCCTGGATATTATGGCTGACTCTCGGAAGACAAACTCCTCTAATTGTCTTGCCTGGGTTGGCTTTGGCCTACATATGACATGACCACCAAACTTCAGAGTCAGTTTAAATAGTGAAAAAGTGGAACTCTAAACCATGAGTGCTATTATGAGAAAATGGAATCTTAGAGGTTTCAATTATAATTTAAAGATTTAGAAGTGCATTCTACccaatttaattatgtttttaggTTTCAAAGTGCTAATATGAAATGAATTTTCCTAGTTGAcaccaaatcaaatcaaagtacaaacaaaaacGAAATTTTTGGAGATGCCTATGTTCTGGGATTATTAAAGCTGCAATCAACAATTTACTTCTAGAACTTCAGTTTATACTATGCCATAAATTAATTTCAACGAACATTATTTAAATTCTCAAAGCATAAATAATTACCACCAATACTGTAAACTGTACTTCATAAGATTTACAAAGATTTGAGTGCCTCCAATCTGCATCTTTAGAAAGGGAAACATATTCCAAACATTCTGTAAAACACTCCTAAGATGTATTTATCATCAAGAACACTGAAATTACATTATAGCAAaacattacatatatttattacagAATTTTTCAAAAATCTGTATCTTTCAAAATAATCTACATTATGAAAACAGActaattttatgcattttaagAAGTATAGGTTCTTGGAAATTATTTTGGacacaaagaatttaaaacataaaaccttGCTTAACAAAGTATCAGTCTATTTTGGTGTGAACATTTATTCTCAAtagattcaaaatatttttcttttgaagattatACTTGTAAATCTACACTCTCCGTTCAACTCACCACTATCTAACCCAGGTGGGGATGTTCAAACTGACCCACAGAATGCAGTACGCCTAAAAGAGGCAAAACAAGTACTTTCAAGACATAACAGGCAATTAATTATATCTCACTATGCTGCCCCCAGATTCAAATATAGTGTAGACAGTTACAAATACAGATGAATGTTCTCTGTAAAGCTCAAACCTTTAGCATCTAACAAGTGCACTCTAGTTCCAGCATCCATGAAAGGAATACGTCTTCCACTAACAAATGCAAAAATGAGTAAgtgctcctccccactcctcacaCCACACTCTCTGGACCTGTGCTTCTCTTAGCAGGTCACAGGAAAAGTGGATTCCTCAGTCCCATCAGTCCAACCAGCTCCAGTTCACCTTCACTGGAAATTGTCATGATGCACACTACCAACACAGTGTTTACGAAAATCGAGTCAACACATCTTATATTCACACTTTacaagaaagagacaaagacagagacaagggggtgggggaaagacagGACAAAAAGCCATTAGAAGTTATGTACTGGTTCTACACCAACCTGCTGATTACAAACTGGGTGCGTTTGGTGCCAGCACAacttaaacaaagtaaaaacccacaacaaacaaacccaacattACAATtaagattaaacaaacaaaacaaaaaaccttaaagaaaaaacaaggtCCAAGACAGATTCAAGATCAAGACCTtctagagaattttttaaaaagaaaaaaattcatttatttaaacagtatgtaattttatttcctcttaaaaACAGCATAAGCAATTAAATGTCTTCTCATAAAATTTTGAGTCATCCAAAATGGCTCAGTCTCTGTATAAAACTGTTAACACGCAACAGTTCACTTTAGTGCCACGCGGCGTCCTTCTGCTCCACTGCCTGCAGTTGAAACAAAAGCAGCCAGACAAGTTCCCTCTGAATTCATTTGATTTTGAGAGAACTAACGACCGAGAACAGAACATATACAAGTTAACTTTGTAAAGTTAAAAGTGACTTTAATCTCTAATCTACTAATGGCACTATGGGCAAAATATAGGGTACAGTATAACTTTTATCTTGGTCGACATACTAAAATTCCTTAGTCACTTTAAAAATGATCCAAACAATTGTCTTAGGGTAACTGTTTTGAAAATGCGTCTAATTTATACTGCTTCATAAACAGAAAATTACTCTTCTTAAAAaaaggaatgatttttttaaaaaacattaagagAATAAGGAATACACATGATAGTGGCACTCTGGACGCAATGACACCAAGAAGCAGTGCTTGGGTCTGGGGAGCAAAGACCCAGGACCCAGGAACATGTTCCAGAATGTGCTATCCAGCGCTTTACAACGAGGAAAAGCCACAGCTCATACAAAAGCATTtccataaaattctcacaaatgttagtttttaaaaatataaaagatgcaCAGATTTTCTCTGCATGCACAGGCAGTGCTCGGTGAGGACAAATCTAGGCAGGCACAGTGGAGACAGAACAGAAATGTCTCAGAAAGGACGACTTAGAAGCTGTACCTAAGCAGCTGtaattttttaacataaaaagtGAAAGACTTAAAAATAGCAGAATGTACATATGTCAACTGTCATATTCAGTCCATTAAATGCCTACACATCAGCTTATCTGTCCTGGTACAAAGTTTCCATAGAAATCCAGGAATTCATACATAAGTTGCCTCTGGTCCAAGAAAATATCCCAAGGTCTAAGCAAACTTACATTTAAAGAGTaatgttttcaatttaaaaataaagtagtatAAAAGGGCTAACAAAACCCTAACAGTGCAAATCACTGCAGAGAAAGTCTGATGCAACTTTGTTACCAGCTGGCCTTCAGAACACAGgacacaggttaaaaaaaattagcctTAGTTTACAATACAATTGTTTTCGATTTTGCTTTTTTTAGTAGAAAACTTCATAAATCAGGTCTTCTGTGGATCATATACAATCATAAAGGCTAAATTCAAATTCTACATTTTACAAacaagtctgaaaaaaaaaggagtaaagtCTGGAAGAACGGTCTCTGATGTTACTACTGGCCTCAGAGAACAGTGCTGTGGACTTCTGTGCAAACACACGCTGTTCACACATCTTCCTATTTCAAGGCATGACAATACACAttggagagaagaaacaggaaaattatTTGTAACAAATTAAAAGATAGGTGTAAACACACCAGTCCCTGTCTAGCAGTATATGAAGTACACTGGGCTCAGAATCTGTCTGTTGCTAGCACCTGGCTTTCATACTATATCCTTTATCAAATAACCAGACTGAAAATCCAAATGATCATTGAGAAAAATCCCTAGTGGCCATACCTCACTCCCCTATATTTAGATTTTCACGAGTTTACAAGTAAATCTGAGGTCCTCTGAAAGTACATGACTACCTCCTGCCAGGAAGGTGAATGCCATTAACTTGGGGCAGGAAAGGCAGTAAGAGCTCCAATTGTGCAAAAAGTGAGAAGTGGTCGGAGGGAATAAGTGGATGTGGGCAGCCGCTGATGTTATTCTCAACTAGCCAATGGTGGTCCAGAGGTCCCAGGATGGCTAAAGTATTCAGCTGAGGTTTAGAATAGAAGATGTAGTCAATTATACCCTGAAAAACAGCAATGAGAATGGTAAGCTCCACGGAAGAAAACACCGAAACACCAAACGTTTTTAAGATAGAGCCTTAGACATCTTATTTGGTAAACAAAAGCAATTTGCTAGCTTGAAGGAACGACAGTATGAGCAACCTCCAGCCCTACACaggaaaaacattaaacaaacaacCCTGCCAAAGTCGAATTCTGCAAAATCAGCCAGCCCTGGCTAGATAAGCTCTGTCCTAATGGCCTACAAGTTCCCATGTTCTTCTTGCCACCTGGCTAACTCCTTACCAAGCATCAAACCCTCCTAAGTCCTGCAGTCACCCCTTAATAACCTCCAACACTGGGCTCTTCCCTTGCTAATGCACACCCTCAAGTGTAAGGACATACTCATTTAAATTGTATTAAATGCCCCCTCAAAGGTCCAGATGTTAAAGGCTTGGTGCCCTAGGCAGTGCTACTGGGAGATGCCAAAAATCTTCGGGGAGGTCTTCAGGTCACTAGAAACACACATGTGAATAGGATTATGGGACCCCaactctcctcttccttttctgttgttttttttttttttttttttttttttttccttactggcAACTAAGGTGAGCAATTTGCTCTGTCAAATGCTCTCACTATGATACTCTTTCCCAATATGGAGGTCCACAGCTATAGCACAACTTGATTATGTACaacagccttaaaaaaaaaaaaaaaaaaaaaagccaaaataaaactttaaaaaaaagcaagcattTGTTTCAGTAACAAAGGCTATCTGACACAAGGTTTGCTTTTTTTAAGCTAAGTGTGGTGCTACACACTTGTAATGCCATCACTTAGGAAGATAAGAGGAGTAAGGATTTGAGGCAAATGTGGTCTATgtagtgtgaccctgtctcaaacaaaaacaagatccTTTCCTACTGCATCAGAGTTGCCAAAGTGCAGGGCTACGTCCATTCTGTGTATACTCAGCACTACGAGGTAACACAGTACACAAAAATGAATCTGCTGATTTGGGGGCTCTCCTCCATTAACTTCACCTCCTTTCTCATGTGTTCTTGGTTAAGGACACTAAAGCATATTCAAGTGTTTTCTTCCTATCTTagttacaaaagaacaaacaaaacaataatttcTTCTCTACTTTGTGGTTACTACCCTTGTCTTCCCATTAATCAACCTGCCTAAAAATCTAAACCATCACccatataaaaatgataattattGAGAAAAGGTATCCATGCTGCAAACTATTAACTGTCTAATACAGCAACAGCGTAATACAGTATACAATATACTTTAGAGACCAAGACTAGGGACAAGCTTAATAACACTCGCCTAGGAGACATAAgaccctggattcaattccctacaaaacacaaaaaagtacTTCTGTAAGgatagcaagatggctcagtgggtaaaggcacttgtcactaagtctgacaacctaagttcaatccctaggggACCATATAatgaagagaaccaactccaagcTGCCCTCTGACATGAATACAAGCACTGTGGCAACATGAGCACACCCCCCAtacataccccccacacacacacgtttaaaaTGGCTAACATAAACCCCACTTTGGCATTCAAAGGTGTTCCAGTTACAGTGTGACAGAAGGATGGCTCCCTTCACCTGATGGCAAAGAACACACCACAGTGTCTCGCTTTTAGTGACCAGTATTTAAATGTCACAAGGGCAAAGAATAACCAATAACTGCCTTACTGCCACATTTCACCTGACTTTTCACTCTGGAAACCATTCTGCTAGGTTATCTAGAAAGACTGACACCAATCCCGTGCTTGTCCATAGATCAATGAACATTGCTGCCAAGTTAAGACTGCTCAGTTCCAGTCAGAGCACACACTGGTATTTAAGACTTAAGAAGTTACAGGACAAGCTGGTAAAAATGAGGTTTGAAAGCGTACCTTGAAATCAAATGTGTAATTCGTGTAAGGCATCAGGCCATTCTCATAGGCACTCTTTAACTTGAAACCATGTGTGATTCTTCCATTGGTCATCCCATTCTTCCCATTGCAGCTGAAGTTTGTAAGACTTTCATTGTACCTCAGTTCCTTAAAGTCTTTATGATTTGTTTCTACCCCACCAGTGCTCAAATACTCTACAACacctaaacaaacagaaatgtacTTATATTTGTCAAGTaaactacacagaaaacaaaattcttaatTTGTCATGATTTGCCCAAATTCATCCTTATGAAATTATAACAcccaaatattttacatttgagTTTGCTTAAAATCATCAAATAGATATCTTTCCAAATCCTTCCATAAAGCAGATAGCTAGAATATTCCTACTTAACTTCAGACTTAAGCAAGAACATCACAATCAAAATAGTATGCGTTTCCTCGTGTCCTCAACTATCCACAGGGCTACACAACCTGTTTTTGGGTTTTATGCGTCACCACCTCACCAAACAGTGGAACAGAATGTCTCATCAAGTAAGAGGGCAacttcattattttcttaaattcttaCTCATAAAGTAGGttctacaaatatattttaacttttattaaagtACCTAACATGAGCGGACATTTCCCTGCAGTGCTGTTAAAAAACATCCCTGTTCCCTCCAATATCTGCAACCAGAGAGTTGAGCAGCATGTGGAGCTGTCAGAGAAGCTCATCTCCTCAGCAGCAAGGCTTCCCAGACAGCCTGATGACTTGATGATGGTACAGGGTTAAGGGTCTAGAGATCTCTGGCACCTTTTGTTGCCcctgaaaacaaattttaagtttCTTCCTCAGGGCTCTATCTGTTTGCCACAGTAATAATGTATTCTCATATTTGTCAACTATCAACACAGCACTGCATTATATGCAGTCACGCTGTATCACACATGTTACATACACACATTGTTAGATGAGAGCAAGAACAAAGAGCTGGAGCACAGTGAACTAATTTGCTACTAAAAGGGACCTGGTTTATTCTCTGTGCCAGCCATAAGATGTATTTAACAAAACCAGGCTTTCGGAGCCCCGCTTTAGGACAAAAATCAAGAATTTTGCTCTTTTGCCTtatcatataaaacaaaaaagataagttCATATCTGTATGATAAAAGGTCTTAACTTCTATCTAAGATGTACTTTGTACTTTTTAATGAAAGTCACCAGAAGAAACAAGATTTGGAGCTTGGCGGTATGGTGACATGTGTCCTGTGGTTATACCTATTTAGGAAGATTTCCTGAGTCTAAAATCCagcctcaaaagaaaaagaaaaaggagaaaaaaaaaaaaggaggtggcgtgaagaagcagggaagggagatCACAGACTGAATGAGCAACACTTATCATCGCATCGCGTCCACAGGTTTCTATAACACTACTTCAAATCGGGCTCTTCCCCTCTGCCTatcctattaaaaaaaactataaaacctGTACGCAGCTGCCACTACAAAATGAAATTCCCTTTATACTTAATTctgaattataaaaacaaaaaatctctCCCCACTACATtgcagagctggtgagatggctcagcagtgaaggtGCTTGTCCtaaagcctgatgacccgagttctaCCTTCAAAACTCAGAGTGTAGACAGGGAGGATCAACTGCACAAAGTTGTTCTTTGATCCTTATGAAAACCttgacatgcacatgcatactaggtttaaaaaaaacattataaataaaaaactagCTGCATTCcatataaaatattacttttctcACCAGAGTCTGGCAAAGAATTCAGATCTGCACATAACACAAGTGGAATAGTTCCACATTCTCCCAATACACTGGATTTGAGGCTCCGAGAGGCTTTATCAATAATATTCTTCACTTCTGAAAGGAACATCATAGTTTGCACCAACTTCACGTCTGAGTATTCAGGGTCCCAATGCATATGAGCATTAGCCACAAGAATAAGTTGTTTTTCTGTTCCCAGATGTGGTTTTCCAGCTATATTAGATAAAAATACAACAGACAAAATGTGCTCATTAGTCTATAGCTTATTACAGCATCTAAAAACAACTGAAATTTCAGAAGAGAATCTAATGTACCTAGTGATTTCCCACCAATCAGTGAACCTGACATACAACATAGCTAAGGACTGGATTTCTAGATCTTTTCGGTACTCCAGCACTACAGCCTACCTGGACAGAGGCAGCCATGTCAGCCATTGTTAGATGCACTAAATCAAGTCATCATGTTAAATCTAAATTCTCTTAGATATGCACTTTTCAgcagtttttaattctttggcctttttatttccttaggaacTGGAAAGTGAGCACAGACCTTGTGCATACTCTACAAATACTAGCACTGAGACGTGATCCTCAGTCACTAGATTTTATCTTTACATTAAATATCACAAATTCCACAACAAAGAATAGCAAAGAATTCAGATCTGCACCTAACACAAGCAGAATAGTTCCACATTCTCTCAATAGACTGGACATGAGGCTCCAAGAGGCTTTATCAAAAATATTCTTCACTTCTTAGAGGAACATCATAGTTCGTACCAACTTCAGTAATGGAAGCTTCAGTTCTCGGCATCTAAGCCATTATATATaatccttttccttcccaaactCTAAGTCAGTCAGGAAGACCGACTTATAAAAAGTTAGCTTTACCAAACACCCTTGCTGACAAAAAATCAAGGGAACATACTGAATTCTTATCCCTGAGCAATTGTTTCAATTACTATTAAAAcatctatttttctttatgcCTTTCCAAGGTTGTAAATTTTGAGAGCAACGTTTCTCTCATCTTTAGCACTGTGATAGAGAAAACGATGTATGACATTTTACAATAGACTAATACTCACTGAATTTCTTCAGGTGTTGGACCAGACTACTAAACATATACTGAGATTTCTGTTTTGAAGGTATCTACTCCAAACTATTAAATTTGGGAAGATAGGAATGTCAATTTACAGGCAGTGAAGCCATCACTCACATGACATTTCAATCAATTCCTTTCGAAGTTCTAGCAGTACGGCAACTCCAATGTTATCCTTTGTCATGACTCTGTTCAACATAGCTTCAGACCCTTCTGAATTCGCCATTGCTAGCTGATTAAATTCAACCGTGTGTTTCTGAACCAAAGTAAATCTGAAACAAAGCATAAACATGGGATCAGAAATGCAGTCCATTAGCTCTGAGGGAAAAGCCCTCCTCGAAAACCTTATAACCAGATACAAAAATCACTTCAGTCATAAGAGTGGAAAATCCATCACAGTGCCAAGCTCCCCAAATTTACTTAAGGTTATTTCCAGTCTAACTTGGCTTGTTTTGTGTTactgagatcaaactcaggatgCATATTAGGCAAATTCTCTAACACTAGTGTATATCACCAGATGCGAAACACTGATGTATGTTTCCACACTTCAAACAATGATGTACACTCCCAGACCTCAGAGTTCCTTTCCGTTTGTTTCTGACTTACAAGTAAGACCTGGAAACACCTTTACT
The genomic region above belongs to Rattus rattus isolate New Zealand chromosome 9, Rrattus_CSIRO_v1, whole genome shotgun sequence and contains:
- the Cnot6 gene encoding CCR4-NOT transcription complex subunit 6 isoform X3; this translates as MPKEKYEPPDPRRMYTIMSSEEAANGKKSHWAELEISDIAKLHNLVYLDLSHNQIQSLPAELGNMVSLRELHLNYNQLRVLPFELGKLFQLQTLSLKGNPLTQDILNLCLEPDGTRRLLNYLLDNLSGTAKRISTEQPPPRSWIMLQEPDRTRPTALFSVMCYNVLCDKYATRQLYGYCPSWALNWDYRKKAIIQEILSCNADIISLQEVETEQYYSFFLVELKERGYNGFFSPKSRARTMSEQERKHVDGCAIFFKTEKFTLVQKHTVEFNQLAMANSEGSEAMLNRVMTKDNIGVAVLLELRKELIEMSSGKPHLGTEKQLILVANAHMHWDPEYSDVKLVQTMMFLSEVKNIIDKASRSLKSSVLGECGTIPLVLCADLNSLPDSGVVEYLSTGGVETNHKDFKELRYNESLTNFSCNGKNGMTNGRITHGFKLKSAYENGLMPYTNYTFDFKGIIDYIFYSKPQLNTLAILGPLDHHWLVENNISGCPHPLIPSDHFSLFAQLELLLPFLPQVNGIHLPGRR
- the Cnot6 gene encoding CCR4-NOT transcription complex subunit 6 isoform X4 — protein: MVSLRELHLNYNQLRVLPFELGKLFQLQTLSLKGNPLTQDILNLCLEPDGTRRLLNYLLDNLSGTAKRISTEQPPPRSWIMLQEPDRTRPTALFSVMCYNVLCDKYATRQLYGYCPSWALNWDYRKKAIIQEILSCNADIISLQEVETEQYYSFFLVELKERGYNGFFSPKSRARTMSEQERKHVDGCAIFFKTEKFTLVQKHTVEFNQLAMANSEGSEAMLNRVMTKDNIGVAVLLELRKELIEMSSGKPHLGTEKQLILVANAHMHWDPEYSDVKLVQTMMFLSEVKNIIDKASRSLKSSVLGECGTIPLVLCADLNSLPDSGVVEYLSTGGVETNHKDFKELRYNESLTNFSCNGKNGMTNGRITHGFKLKSAYENGLMPYTNYTFDFKGIIDYIFYSKPQLNTLAILGPLDHHWLVENNISGCPHPLIPSDHFSLFAQLELLLPFLPQVNGIHLPGRR